Part of the Tribolium castaneum strain GA2 chromosome 4, icTriCast1.1, whole genome shotgun sequence genome is shown below.
TGCGGGCACTGTAATAAATTCTCCAATAAAGCAGTGAACTCTTCGCAATTTTCCTAATAAAACTACTTTGAACTTGTTTGTTAATTAATGTGCATAAAAAGGCGGGTATTCTTTCcgtcaaattaaaaatgtgttttttaacCGGCGTTCAGCTAATTTAAAAGTACCGGAAATAACAGAAGCTCGACTAGAAATTTGCATATAAATTCCGCCCCGTCTCTGCTTAATTTCATTCTGGTTAATCTTATTGTCGCAAAAGTGAAATTTCGCCGAGTAGCGTCTTCTAATCTCGATagtaattaagtaaaaatgcGGACAAACCCCGCCATGAATCCATCCGTGCAGTGATTTGAATGGTGTAATAATTGCGTTGCTGTTAGACAATATTTTAGGTGGGTAAAGTGGCATTGCAGACGCGGAAAACCGCCCCCAATGCAGTGGGGCGCCGGCGTGCGTCCTCAAACTGCTATAAAAGCCCACACAGGAGACGTCAAACAGTCTCAACGCAACATATCCAAAGTTTCAACAGGTGATCTTCCGAGTGCTACCGGCACACTTACCGTTCGTAAgtctttgatttatttttgagagGGAGATTGTTTTTCGATCGATTTCTTTGTGGGGAAGAAACAATATTTTCCTGCGACTTTGTTtactttgaatttaaattttgcggCAACTTTTTTCAAGTATTGCAAAAGTTTGGTTTGTTTATTTCTATGCTTGCAGTCAAGCGTGACTTTGCCTTTGATGTTTAGGGAACAAATACACGTAcaaaagaataattaaaaagctaCTTTTTGGCTAAAAATTCTGAACAAGCCGGGATAACAATCAACACGTATGAAGGGACGAGTTTAACGGGGTTGACCGACGTGAGCTGAATTCATCAAAATCtgattacattattttctgtaattaaCTCCGATAAACTGGAAAAATGGTGTTTGGTTGCCAGTCCAGGCCCTTAAATGCGTTTAAAATCCCATTAGCGCTTAACAAGCAAATGATCTTTGTAGTTGTATTCAAACAGATTAAAGGGAACAAGCGGAAATTATAAAGCGAGTAAGTAATCTTGACAATGGTTATTAATACaaagttataattaatatttgaagaACATCATTATTTCAGTTTTGGGAACAGATTGAATGTAACGCAATCTGTtgttaatgtaatttagtGCTTTTGTGGAACTTTCGACCGAATTCAGTAATGGCAAAAATTCGCATGGGTTCCTTTATTAGCAAAACAATGTTCGGGttgtaataaacaataatattatttgaattttttctatttattgaataaatatGCAGAGCGAAAATGCGATGTGATCCGATtacagataaataaatttaccaaCATTCTGTGCCTACATTAATTATCATACCAACCTACACCATGAGAATTATTTTAATCCGGGGTGACATTTGTAAGGTGAGAACATGGATTATGGTGCATAAAGTAAGATGTCCAGAGAATTAAACATAAGAACATTATAATtgcttgcatttttttaagttctgtcaaaatttattgtgtgAGTTCAAAACGATTTTACCCACATTGTTaaccagaaataaaaattggcttattgaaaaattatttatttgataaTTTGGCGCATctaccatttttttaagttaataaataatttttttactaagttTTCGAGTGAGGTAGCGTTTTAagaatggcggtgtaatacagaaaataagctACTGAATTTActagaacaaaccgttttgctctacgacttttagtttttgagttagaaattttttaataaataatttggcgcatccaccattttttaagttcataaataatttttttaataagttttcgagtgaggtagtgttgtaaaaatgacgACGTAATATCGAGAATAAGCCACTGAATTCActagaacaaaccgttttgctctacgacttttagtttttgagttataaattttttaataaataatttggcgcatccaccattttttaagttcataaatagtttttttactaGGTTTTCGAGTGAGGTAGTGTTGTacaaatggcggtgtaatacagaaaataagccgctgaatttactagaacaaaccgttttgctgtacagcttttagtttttgagttataatttttttaataaataatttggcgcatccatcattttttaagttaataaataaattttttactaagctttcaaaaaaagaaatgttgtaaaaatggcggtgtaatacagaaaatgagccactgaattcactagaacaaaccgttttcctctacgacttttagtttttgagttagaaattttttactagGACTTCGAGTGAGGTACTGTTGTAAAAATGACGACGTAATATcgaaaatgagccgctaaattcactagaacaaaccgttttgctctacgacttttagtttttgagttagaatttttttaataaataatttggcgcatccaccattttttaagttaataaataaattttttactaagttttcgaaaaaagaagtgttgtaaaaatggcggtgtaatacagaaaatgagccgctgaattcactagaacaaaccgttttcctctacgacttttagtttttgagttagaaattttttactagGACTTCGAGTGAGGTACTGTTGTAAAAATGACGACGTAATATcgaaaatgagccgctaaattcactagaacaaaccgttttgctgtacgacttttagtttttgagttataaattttttaataaataatttagcgcatccaccatttttcaagttaataaataaattttttattaagattttgagcaaggtagtgttgtaaaaataacgatgtaatacagaaaatgagccgctgaacaaaccgttttgctcttcgacttttagtttttaaacttttttaaatagataaTCTGAtactaaagttaaaaaaaaatcggacGTTTGCTAGGGCTTAATTTACATTCACTTgatgatattttaaagcaaatataatatttaacaatttgttaatcACCAGTAGCGAATGCCAGACTCCACAAAAATGAGTGAATCaaatcttttgaaaaataaaaaatgacacaaaTGATTAGTGTCATTTTTTCTTACTGTAACCAGTAGTAATCGgaaaacatattttattcaaaaaacctTGGTATGCTTTTTTTCATAAGATTTTAAATCTTGATAAAAACGTTTACTATTTGACCGCTTAAGTTTTCCAGGTTTTATTGGGATaattttaccacaaacaaAGCAAAAGTTTTTTGGGCTTAAGCTACATTCActtgacaatattttaaagcaaataaaatgtttaagatTTAGTTTATCACAGACTAGACAccaaaaacaagtttttcaaacttgtagtgaatatattaaaaaaactattatatACGTGATAGACAAATGTGACACGTATTTTAATTATCAGGTAGTaagcagaaaacaaaatcagtataaattatctattggtagaaaaattgtaaactagTGTTAAAATAGTCctaaaattgttttcgaaaaaaatctttttttttctaaaaatagataataatTGTTTCGCTCTAATAAGTGCACTTAGCGTCTTTGTCGCGCTCTTGATTAGCTGATTCAATGTTGCGGTCCCTCCATGTATTTGCACATATAAGATTACAAATTTCCGCGCGACTCGTTCTTCTTTGATCCGAAGAGCTAATTATGCACATTATCTCTCCTTAAGGGATCTAACTTAGTTTTGATAACAAATTAACTTGTAATTAGTGTCGTGAACGCGTCGAAATGAGATTTAATAGGGTGTCGTCCTTTGTAACCTCTTCAGTGGCccaccatttttgcaggaAGTTCGCAGGAATATGAGGTGGTCGACTCTGTGGTGGTTTGCTGCGGTCCTTGCCGCCGCTCTGCTGCAGGAAAACGGGGGCGAAGCCGCCCGCACTTCTCGGAGCAACGATATGTTGGAGAGATTGATCAAATTGGACGAAATGTACTCCGCAGTGGCCAGGCCTAGGTAATAAAGGACGGGTTCTTTTGCATGGCTTTCTGTGCTAAATTGGTCAGAATTTTCTGCATACTAGTGGGAGTTGAGTTTCTTCTGCTTTAATCgtacgaaattaaatttttactttggaGAAATTTTACACGAGAGTGATGATTAACTCGGAGTTTCTTTTGATTTATGTGTTTTGTGCTATTTGCGAAGCAAACTTTTGATTGGAACACGACGTTATTTGGGTCTCTATCGGGGTgataatttatgtttaattagaattttCGCTCGTTATGACGGGGTTGGGGAGAGATTTATAAAATGTCTGATTCTTGTTGACGTGAGTCGGTAGTAAATTTATTACGGGAATAAAAGAATTACCCATCGTCTCATCAACTGCatctttttaatttgtttaatgaaattataaaattcataaatcaattttttaccaaacgGAATTAAACTTCGCCGTCGccgctcaaacaattttttactttatttcatCACTAATAAGCGTCTCATTATTTTAacacgaaattaattaaaatgtcaaaagaCTCGTcaagcatttaaaaattaatcgaaAGTTTTTGTCGGAAGTAGGTTTATGTTAGCGGGTGTCGAATCCGATTTaggtttttgttatttttccattttttcccACTGTTGTCCtgatttgatttattaaacttGACCCAACCCGAAACAATCGGACTTTTTTGGTAGAAGTGTGCTTTATTTAAGTGTGTAATTAGATTTagcttttgaaataaaatcgataataaaaaacaggCGCTTATATTTGCACCTCATAAACTAGTGCGATCATATGCCTCGTAAACTCCCTTATTTATTCCCTGTAGTAAAGTTTTATGAggtacaaaattttgctttaatagATGAATTTATTTCACTGTATTGTTTATTGTCTGTGTTTCTATAACCGGCCTAACGGTACGTATCACGTGACAACTTTCGAGCAGATGATTGGTCCACGTAGAAGTTTGTGATTTGTCTGCACGCTGAGTGTTTTTCTCGTTTGTGGTGGGTGCATGGGTGTATGGTACCTGCGAGCTAACGCGTGCTGGTGGTAGGTAGTGTGCGCAGCGGACCGACCCAAGTTGATAGTATGGGTCCCAAGGTACAGCGTGCCATCAATATGTTAAGACTTCAACATCTAGACCGACTCTACGCAGACCGAGCTCGACCCAGGTGAGCCACTCGCTCAGACTTACCCTACATTTCTGCAACGACTTGTATCTTTTACGTTGTGTTCGTTTTCATGTGCGTAATTCATTAAAACAAGTGAACAATTACtagtgcttttttattttatttcaagatacatttgttgtctttttggaaatacaatgtgtttttgtatagaaagaattaacaaaaatattaatcagGAGGCAGATAAGAGTCCCGATTGTGCACAGACAAAATCTGATAATGATTTTTCCACTTAATGCCACCGTAAATTAAACAAAGTCTGCCCGTAAATATCGCCGAATGTTCcttgtttgttttgttatgGATTAGCTTTACGAGCCACTTATCTATGAATATGGCAAAAGTCTGTTGTTTTCTAATTGATTGTTTTGCTTTGTTAGTCGTTAGAGACAaattagatatttttattaaattaaatatccaacaataatcaattatttatcatatgaaattttttattgagtaaacctaatatgttttttatattatcatTAGTTGTATAATTGATTATTTAGCTAAAATCAACTTTAGAATGAGATTCTGCTAACCTAAGAGGCTGAAAGTGAATCtcttctgaaaaaaatctaatactGTTTGAAAGTTTATGTtgtaaacataataaaaaagtaatacacGTAttgttttatgaatttttttttgtcgttAAAAACATATTAGGTATGTTTGTTTTACTGGAATTAAACATCGAACTGAAAACCTTTAGAactattatattattattgaaactaatattattaaaaagtagcttaatgatattttaaatttgggcAAATTGATATTTGGaatgttttaagttttaattaactttttattttggcgcatccaccattttttgatttaataaataaattttttacaaaattcttgAGTGAGGTAGCGTTGTAAAAATAGCGGTGTGATATAGAAaataagccgctgaattcactagaacaaatcgttttgttctacggcttttagtttttgagttagaaattttttactaagacTTCGAATGAGGTAGTGTTGTAGAAATgacggtgtaatacagaaaattagccgctgaatttactagagcaaaccgttttgctctacgacttttagtttttgagttataaattttttaataaataatttggcgcatccaccattttttgagtttattaataatttttttactaagttTTCGAGTGAGgcagtgttgtaaaaatggcggtataatacagaaaaagagccgcagaattcactagaacaaaccgctttgctctacgacttttagtttttgagttagaaattttttactaagacTTCGAAtgaggtagtgttgtaaaaatgacgAGGTAATATCGAAAATGACCCGCTGCATTTAGTAGAACAaactgttttgctctacgacttttagtttttgagttataaattttttaataaatgatttggcgcatccaccattttttaagttcctaaataatttttttactaagttTTCGAGTAAGACAGTGTTGTACAAAtagcggtgtaatacagaaaataagccgctgaattcactagaacaaatcgttttgttctacggcttttagtttttgagttagaaattttttactaagacTTCGAATGAGGTAGTGTTGTAGAAATgacggtgtaatacagaaaattagccgctgaatttactagagcaaa
Proteins encoded:
- the LOC107399284 gene encoding uncharacterized protein LOC107399284 isoform X1; the encoded protein is MRWSTLWWFAAVLAAALLQENGGEAARTSRSNDMLERLIKLDEMYSAVARPSVRSGPTQVDSMGPKVQRAINMLRLQHLDRLYADRARPRFGKRIDDSNPPMEYEGQYQSEDVGDWLPVRR
- the LOC107399284 gene encoding uncharacterized protein LOC107399284 isoform X3 gives rise to the protein MRWSTLWWFAAVLAAALLQENGGEAARTSRSNDMLERLIKLDEMYSAVARPRFGKRIDDSNPPMEYEGQYQSEDVGDWLPVRR
- the LOC107399284 gene encoding uncharacterized protein LOC107399284 isoform X2; protein product: MRWSTLWWFAAVLAAALLQENGGEAARTSRSNDMLERLIKLDEMYSAVARPSVRSGPTQVDSMGPKVQRAINMLRLQHLDRLYADRARPRFGKRIDDSNPPMEYEVSE